One window from the genome of Desulfovibrio intestinalis encodes:
- a CDS encoding 4'-phosphopantetheinyl transferase family protein, translating into MGLRIDQEIQWSKACRPYVTKNELDKSARFRHSADAVRHIAGRALVRRMLEAAGHKKFDDDFFLNPYGKPYSPGSGLHFSISHSGSMVWAAFCREAPVGIDVESQLTLPDLADLATQLHPREAQAIDSFSPEERTAAFYRCWTRKEAVLKALGKGLSLPLNSFQVRVDSSDTNWLVLPPDEDCRAEAGKNQHAPEHGCGQEEDFSKQGAAPATWTSQDVWCAGGYQCSVAALASGLEVDLCVITDP; encoded by the coding sequence ATGGGTCTGCGTATTGACCAGGAAATCCAGTGGAGCAAGGCTTGCCGGCCTTACGTTACAAAGAACGAACTGGATAAGTCCGCGCGCTTCAGGCATAGCGCAGATGCCGTACGCCACATAGCCGGACGGGCGCTTGTACGGCGAATGCTTGAGGCTGCAGGCCACAAAAAATTCGACGACGATTTTTTTCTGAATCCTTACGGCAAACCCTACAGTCCGGGTTCGGGGCTGCATTTTTCCATTTCTCATTCAGGCAGCATGGTTTGGGCGGCATTTTGCCGCGAAGCCCCGGTGGGCATAGATGTGGAAAGTCAACTTACTCTCCCGGACCTGGCGGATCTTGCCACACAGCTGCACCCGCGCGAAGCACAGGCTATAGACAGTTTTTCGCCTGAAGAGCGCACCGCTGCATTTTACCGCTGCTGGACACGCAAGGAGGCCGTGCTCAAAGCCCTTGGAAAAGGCTTGAGTTTGCCCCTGAACAGCTTTCAGGTGCGCGTTGATTCCAGCGATACGAACTGGCTTGTGCTCCCGCCCGACGAGGACTGCCGCGCGGAGGCAGGTAAGAATCAGCACGCGCCGGAGCATGGCTGCGGCCAGGAGGAAGATTTCAGCAAGCAAGGGGCTGCACCAGCAACGTGGACGAGCCAAGACGTATGGTGCGCGGGAGGATACCAGTGCAGCGTTGCCGCACTGGCTTCGGGGCTTGAGGTAGACCTGTGTGTTATTACAGATCCATAA
- a CDS encoding saccharopine dehydrogenase NADP-binding domain-containing protein gives MSLYANGNDRQPPHSDAVIGILGSYGAGGQACLSSLLKNTSFSFRLGGRNCKKGIEAAARLNGRGCYAQVDALDENSVLSFAEGCDLLINCAGPSRLILDTVGKAACKTGCHYIDLAGDEVVFDRLAPMHDVLREKNQVFVLSAGIFPGLSGLFAAYWAEKEFDSVHSMRMSFINCGESMSQTAAYDIVYSLKDGYGQGMVCRKDGKIVKSSEGPHFADVRFARGKFLLYPSFNHEFQHVAERYAIGNAKLYVFMPPATMQTLFQIRSDESWQTEEQTAASVQKLVRASETDCQATAPHTCYMLSMEGESSGEPKKLEATLAWQGSSVKLIGEIVAITARQILAGLLSGGRHLLCSGMDGNHFIQQLCTTQNGPEMTWHTETLDCGVI, from the coding sequence ATGTCGCTTTACGCAAACGGCAATGACCGCCAACCGCCCCACAGCGATGCTGTCATCGGCATTTTGGGCAGTTACGGAGCCGGAGGGCAGGCTTGCCTGTCATCATTGCTGAAAAATACTTCTTTTTCATTCCGGCTTGGCGGGCGAAACTGTAAAAAAGGCATAGAAGCAGCCGCGCGGCTGAACGGCCGGGGGTGTTACGCACAGGTAGACGCACTGGATGAAAATTCTGTTCTGTCTTTTGCCGAAGGTTGTGACCTGCTTATCAATTGCGCTGGCCCTTCCCGCCTCATTCTGGATACCGTGGGCAAGGCCGCCTGCAAGACTGGTTGCCATTACATAGACCTGGCCGGGGACGAAGTGGTTTTTGACAGGCTCGCGCCTATGCACGACGTCCTGCGCGAAAAAAACCAGGTTTTCGTCCTTTCAGCAGGCATTTTTCCCGGTTTGTCTGGCCTGTTTGCGGCATATTGGGCAGAAAAGGAGTTTGATTCTGTCCACAGTATGCGCATGTCCTTCATCAATTGTGGCGAATCCATGTCGCAGACGGCCGCTTACGACATTGTGTACAGCCTCAAGGACGGATACGGCCAGGGCATGGTCTGCCGTAAAGACGGAAAGATCGTTAAAAGCAGTGAAGGCCCGCACTTTGCGGATGTGCGCTTTGCACGCGGCAAATTTCTGCTTTATCCAAGTTTCAATCATGAATTCCAGCATGTTGCAGAACGATACGCCATCGGCAACGCAAAGCTGTATGTCTTTATGCCCCCGGCCACCATGCAGACGCTCTTTCAGATCAGGTCCGACGAATCCTGGCAGACAGAGGAACAAACCGCCGCATCTGTGCAAAAACTGGTGCGAGCTTCCGAGACCGATTGCCAGGCAACAGCACCACACACATGCTATATGCTCAGTATGGAAGGCGAATCTTCAGGCGAGCCCAAAAAGCTTGAAGCAACACTTGCATGGCAGGGTTCAAGCGTGAAGCTGATAGGAGAAATCGTCGCCATTACCGCACGCCAAATCCTTGCAGGGCTTCTTTCCGGGGGGCGACACCTGCTCTGTTCCGGAATGGACGGCAACCATTTTATCCAGCAGCTTTGCACAACCCAGAACGGACCGGAAATGACATGGCACACGGAAACTCTGGACTGCGGCGTTATCTGA
- a CDS encoding non-ribosomal peptide synthetase codes for MTAQQLLGHIEKQGVRLWEEGGAVRYTAPKGVMNKDLLRQISAVKTEILDLLRAEKKGGGAETVIHPSPQQAHDPFPLNDMQAAYLVGRDEAFEIGNIACHAYIELRKTDLNLDRLHEAWQATITRHAMLRAVMLPGNMQKVLENVPPYSIHVLDLREVSSEDQELRLQEIRSGMSHHIFAPDVWPLFELRVSLLPGGVGILHMGFDQLIADGYSLQLLFRDFHTYYEGRGDLLPELDLSFRDYVLSEQSLEQSAEYQKSKNYWETRIPLLPDAPQLPLAKNPAGITNPEFSHRRFCLPKPHWIKIKQKAAELGLSPTSVVLSVYADILAAWSAEQHFTLNMTIFNRLPLHPQIMEVIGEFTALNLLEVDNRARASFAERAKNTQARLWDDLDNRYFSGVKTIREMGKIRQAGASAQMPVVFTSTIGITPTDNGNEFGLSSFGEVLYYITQTPQVWLDNQVFEQDGMLVCNWDAIEELFPQGLLDDMFTAFESLLLRLAQSDAAWLDTERRLLPEPQVLERVTFNGTSSPLPDLLLHQLFEHSAGRFPNKAAVITSGLTVTYAELRHKALRLARELRGKGVEENTLVAVMLEKGWKQVAAVLGTAYAGAAYMPVDPALPELRRQELLLEGGVSLAICENSEAQAFAWPEGVTPLVPDAFDIFEGIAAPDMGGPGGLDQPDALSSPVPTSFNQSSGTLAYVIFTSGSTGTPKGVTIDHRGAVNTILDINERFGVTEADSILGLSSLSFDLSVYDIFGILGAGGTLVIPDADKTREPGHWLQLMERHAITCWNTVPALLQMLLGECKSIKGDLSALRLAMLSGDWIPLELPEDLRSVAPHTRMVSLGGATEASIWSVAYPVDQVKEEWKSIPYGYPLKNQKLYVFNSAMEPCPDFVPGDLYIGGTGLALGYWKDEARTSESFICHPVSGERLYHTGDMARHLPGGVLEFLGRKDHQVKIGGFRIELGEIETTLKMLDGVREAILTVDQDSTQGSRCLHAHIVPADDASKDVVAEAKDTVAQDGEIAWRSLLLNSRHAARALPEGVKDIQAFSDFWASLDELCLAYMCHTLREIGLFTKKETLTTQEIMTRGGVAPVHKKLLVRWLNVLSREGLLEKLDKNLYQSQFALPQAPLDALWKQVRSLAHSIGNRHQLLTYMERSCTHLTQLFRQEINPQQLLFPEGDWAVAEDVYQYNPMSQYYYSILSAAFASIVKDRDSGKPLRVLEVGAGVGSSTAVTLPLADPAHTSYVYTDISTFFLEKAKDKFSGYEFITYNLFDINSPPLRQGYEENSFDVIIANNVLHNAANMKQTMLWLNSLLDHNGCVLILEQTGANYPLLVTMEFLIDFSELEDERVEQDSPFLSEERWKETLIQSSFLKQTAFPVPGHPCGALGQHILMAQNTRNVRTLNEPALREYLKQRLPAYMLPGRFSMLERLPLTPTGKVDRKALGTGARAQVETPKAYVMPADPFEEKMAAIWSEVLSVEKISADANFFEVGGDSLLLTKLLARMREEFTDNAVQKELTLRNLFEQPTLAGMAATLRNMLAGNKEEDDEFHTATPLIPMKKEGDKEPFFIISDGRGRLFVYKHLRRHFACNRPLYGLQVHDINAYVSSGASIETLAANYIEAIRAVQPHGPYYLGGFCMGGIIAYEMARQLESAGQEVGHVALISSMKPPFLIDDDIFAFYMLCKELMIPLEETGLDISGEEFNSVASQLSDWDKTHLRQGDWKKQVQGSLSESFLSKYEQLAQMEEMDRIRLAYDLAIKAGNQYLTRMTLDDFAGIFTIYRTSVISVAQYRPEQYGGPVTVFAPLERDPVMSKSMDVVSLWSESGARNVTFTDVEGSHVTCLEEPHVRKLAGQLNRILS; via the coding sequence ATGACTGCGCAACAGCTTCTGGGACACATCGAAAAGCAGGGAGTGCGCCTCTGGGAAGAAGGCGGAGCTGTGCGGTACACCGCCCCCAAAGGCGTTATGAATAAAGATCTGCTGCGCCAGATTTCCGCCGTTAAAACGGAAATTCTGGATCTGCTCCGGGCAGAAAAAAAAGGCGGAGGAGCAGAAACCGTCATTCACCCCAGCCCACAGCAAGCGCATGATCCATTTCCCTTGAATGACATGCAGGCTGCGTATCTTGTGGGCCGGGATGAAGCCTTCGAAATAGGCAATATCGCCTGCCATGCCTATATCGAACTGCGCAAAACAGACCTGAATCTGGACAGGCTGCATGAGGCCTGGCAGGCAACCATTACACGGCACGCCATGCTGCGGGCTGTCATGTTGCCCGGCAACATGCAAAAAGTTCTGGAAAATGTGCCGCCCTACAGCATACACGTTCTGGATTTGCGGGAAGTTTCGTCCGAAGATCAGGAATTACGGCTGCAAGAGATCCGCTCCGGAATGTCGCACCATATTTTTGCCCCGGACGTATGGCCGCTGTTTGAACTCAGGGTTTCCCTGCTGCCCGGCGGCGTTGGCATCCTGCATATGGGCTTTGACCAGCTCATTGCCGACGGCTACAGCCTGCAGCTTCTTTTCCGCGATTTCCATACCTATTATGAAGGCCGCGGCGACCTGCTGCCGGAGCTTGACCTGTCTTTCAGAGACTATGTTCTGTCAGAGCAATCTCTTGAGCAGTCGGCAGAGTACCAGAAGTCAAAAAATTACTGGGAAACGCGCATTCCCTTATTGCCCGATGCGCCGCAACTGCCCCTTGCCAAAAATCCTGCGGGCATTACCAACCCCGAATTTTCACATCGCCGATTCTGCCTGCCCAAGCCGCACTGGATAAAGATCAAACAAAAGGCGGCAGAGCTGGGGCTGTCGCCCACCAGCGTGGTTCTCAGCGTATATGCCGACATTCTGGCCGCCTGGAGCGCAGAGCAGCATTTTACCCTCAACATGACCATCTTCAACCGCCTTCCCCTGCACCCGCAAATAATGGAGGTTATAGGGGAGTTCACCGCCCTCAACCTGCTTGAAGTTGACAACAGGGCGCGCGCCAGCTTTGCCGAACGGGCAAAAAATACTCAGGCCCGCTTGTGGGATGATCTGGACAACCGCTATTTCAGCGGGGTCAAAACCATCCGGGAAATGGGAAAGATCCGCCAGGCCGGGGCCTCTGCGCAAATGCCTGTGGTTTTTACCAGCACCATCGGCATCACCCCGACCGATAACGGCAACGAGTTTGGCCTGAGCAGCTTTGGCGAAGTGCTGTACTACATCACCCAAACGCCTCAGGTCTGGCTTGATAACCAGGTATTCGAGCAAGATGGCATGCTGGTTTGCAACTGGGATGCCATAGAAGAGCTGTTTCCACAGGGTTTGCTTGACGATATGTTCACGGCCTTTGAGTCGCTTTTGCTGCGCCTGGCGCAGAGCGACGCGGCATGGCTGGACACAGAAAGAAGGCTGCTGCCCGAACCACAGGTTCTGGAGCGTGTCACATTCAACGGCACCTCCTCTCCCCTGCCCGACCTGCTTCTGCACCAGCTCTTTGAACACTCTGCCGGGCGGTTTCCCAACAAGGCCGCTGTCATTACAAGCGGCCTGACCGTCACCTACGCCGAGCTGCGCCATAAAGCCCTGCGCCTAGCCCGCGAACTGCGCGGCAAGGGAGTGGAAGAAAACACTCTTGTGGCCGTTATGCTGGAAAAGGGATGGAAGCAGGTAGCCGCTGTTCTGGGAACGGCGTACGCCGGGGCCGCTTACATGCCCGTGGACCCGGCCCTTCCCGAATTACGGCGGCAAGAGCTGCTGCTGGAAGGCGGCGTTTCGCTGGCCATATGCGAAAACAGCGAGGCACAGGCCTTCGCATGGCCGGAAGGTGTAACTCCCCTTGTACCTGACGCTTTTGATATTTTTGAAGGCATTGCCGCGCCGGATATGGGCGGGCCCGGCGGTCTTGACCAGCCAGACGCGCTGTCTTCGCCTGTTCCAACCTCTTTCAACCAGTCATCCGGCACTCTGGCCTATGTCATCTTCACATCCGGCTCCACCGGAACTCCCAAGGGAGTGACTATAGACCACCGCGGAGCGGTAAACACTATTCTGGACATCAATGAGCGCTTCGGCGTCACGGAAGCGGACTCAATTCTTGGCCTCTCTTCCCTCAGCTTTGACCTCTCGGTTTACGACATCTTTGGCATCCTTGGCGCAGGTGGAACCCTTGTCATTCCCGATGCGGACAAAACCAGAGAGCCCGGGCACTGGCTGCAGCTGATGGAACGGCATGCAATCACCTGCTGGAATACGGTTCCCGCCTTGCTGCAAATGCTGTTAGGGGAATGCAAAAGCATCAAGGGCGACCTCTCTGCCCTGCGTCTGGCCATGCTCAGCGGCGACTGGATTCCGCTGGAACTGCCCGAAGATCTGCGCTCAGTGGCTCCCCATACCCGGATGGTCAGCCTGGGAGGAGCGACGGAAGCCTCCATATGGTCTGTGGCCTATCCCGTCGACCAGGTAAAGGAGGAGTGGAAAAGCATTCCTTACGGCTATCCGCTGAAAAACCAGAAACTCTACGTTTTCAATAGCGCTATGGAGCCCTGCCCGGATTTTGTCCCTGGCGACCTGTATATTGGAGGCACCGGGCTTGCTCTGGGCTACTGGAAAGATGAAGCAAGAACCAGCGAAAGTTTCATCTGCCACCCGGTAAGCGGCGAGCGCCTGTACCATACCGGAGATATGGCCAGGCACCTTCCCGGAGGAGTACTGGAATTTCTTGGCCGCAAAGATCATCAGGTAAAAATTGGCGGGTTCCGCATTGAGCTGGGAGAAATTGAAACAACGTTAAAGATGCTTGATGGCGTCAGGGAAGCCATTCTCACGGTTGACCAAGACAGCACACAAGGCAGCCGCTGCCTGCACGCCCACATTGTTCCCGCTGATGATGCCAGCAAGGACGTTGTGGCAGAAGCAAAAGACACTGTAGCGCAGGATGGAGAAATCGCCTGGCGCTCCCTTTTGCTGAACAGCCGTCACGCGGCCAGGGCATTGCCTGAAGGCGTCAAGGACATACAGGCTTTTTCCGATTTCTGGGCCAGCCTGGACGAACTTTGCCTGGCATACATGTGCCATACCCTGCGCGAAATCGGGCTTTTTACAAAAAAGGAAACCCTGACCACCCAAGAAATCATGACACGCGGGGGCGTGGCCCCTGTGCACAAAAAGCTTCTGGTGCGCTGGCTCAACGTGCTTTCCCGCGAGGGTCTGCTGGAAAAACTGGATAAAAACCTCTATCAAAGCCAGTTTGCCCTGCCTCAGGCTCCTCTTGATGCCCTTTGGAAACAGGTGCGCTCGCTAGCGCACAGTATTGGCAACAGGCACCAGTTGCTCACCTATATGGAGCGCAGTTGCACACATCTGACACAGCTCTTCCGTCAGGAGATCAATCCCCAGCAGTTGCTGTTCCCCGAAGGGGATTGGGCCGTCGCGGAAGATGTGTATCAGTATAATCCCATGAGCCAGTACTACTACTCCATTCTGAGCGCGGCTTTTGCTTCCATAGTGAAAGACCGCGATTCCGGCAAACCGCTTCGTGTTCTGGAGGTTGGCGCGGGTGTGGGCAGTTCAACCGCCGTCACCTTGCCCCTGGCTGATCCGGCGCACACCAGCTACGTCTACACCGACATTTCCACCTTCTTTCTTGAAAAGGCCAAGGATAAATTCAGCGGGTACGAGTTCATCACCTACAACCTCTTTGACATCAATAGCCCCCCGCTGCGTCAGGGATATGAAGAAAACAGCTTTGACGTAATCATCGCCAACAACGTGCTCCATAATGCCGCGAACATGAAGCAGACCATGCTCTGGCTCAACAGCCTGCTTGACCATAACGGATGCGTCCTCATCCTCGAGCAGACCGGAGCCAATTACCCGCTGCTGGTCACTATGGAGTTTCTGATCGATTTCAGCGAACTGGAAGACGAACGTGTGGAGCAGGATTCGCCCTTCCTGTCCGAAGAACGCTGGAAAGAAACACTGATCCAAAGCAGTTTTTTAAAGCAGACGGCCTTTCCCGTGCCCGGGCATCCCTGCGGCGCGCTGGGACAGCATATCCTTATGGCCCAGAACACCAGAAACGTACGTACACTGAATGAACCCGCACTGCGCGAATACCTGAAACAGCGCCTCCCGGCCTATATGCTCCCGGGCAGGTTCAGCATGCTTGAGCGGTTGCCGCTGACCCCCACGGGCAAGGTGGACCGTAAGGCTCTCGGTACGGGCGCTCGCGCACAGGTGGAAACTCCCAAGGCCTATGTGATGCCGGCAGACCCGTTTGAAGAAAAAATGGCAGCCATATGGTCCGAAGTGTTGAGCGTGGAAAAAATAAGCGCCGATGCCAATTTCTTTGAGGTAGGCGGCGACTCGCTGCTGCTGACCAAACTGCTGGCCCGTATGCGTGAGGAATTTACAGACAATGCCGTCCAGAAAGAACTGACCCTGCGCAATTTGTTTGAGCAGCCCACCCTGGCTGGCATGGCCGCAACCCTGCGCAACATGCTGGCGGGCAATAAAGAAGAAGACGATGAATTTCACACCGCCACCCCGCTGATACCCATGAAAAAAGAGGGGGATAAGGAGCCATTCTTTATCATCAGCGACGGCCGCGGGCGGCTTTTCGTCTATAAGCATCTGCGCAGACATTTTGCCTGCAACAGACCCCTGTACGGCCTGCAGGTGCATGATATCAACGCATATGTATCTTCAGGCGCCAGCATTGAAACCCTGGCGGCAAATTATATTGAGGCCATACGCGCGGTGCAGCCGCATGGCCCGTATTACCTCGGCGGATTCTGCATGGGGGGCATTATCGCCTACGAAATGGCCAGACAACTGGAATCCGCTGGGCAGGAAGTGGGCCACGTTGCTCTCATAAGCTCAATGAAGCCGCCTTTTCTGATAGATGACGACATCTTCGCTTTCTATATGCTTTGCAAGGAACTGATGATTCCTCTGGAAGAAACGGGCCTCGACATAAGCGGAGAAGAATTTAACAGCGTGGCCTCGCAGCTTTCCGACTGGGATAAAACGCATCTGCGACAAGGCGACTGGAAAAAACAGGTTCAGGGAAGCCTGAGCGAATCTTTCCTGAGCAAGTACGAACAGCTTGCTCAAATGGAAGAAATGGACCGCATCCGTCTGGCCTATGACCTCGCCATCAAGGCGGGCAACCAGTACCTCACCCGGATGACTCTTGACGATTTTGCCGGAATTTTCACCATATACCGCACAAGCGTTATTTCCGTGGCCCAATACAGGCCGGAACAGTACGGCGGCCCTGTAACCGTGTTTGCCCCCCTTGAACGCGACCCGGTGATGTCAAAATCAATGGACGTGGTTTCTCTGTGGAGTGAAAGCGGAGCCAGAAACGTGACCTTCACGGATGTTGAGGGCAGCCATGTGACATGCCTTGAAGAACCGCATGTACGCAAACTGGCTGGCCAACTTAACCGTATTCTTTCATAG
- a CDS encoding non-ribosomal peptide synthetase, whose amino-acid sequence MLSEGQRSLLARLLKQKTGQGLAQSSDISMRTAPASRHKPFPLTDVQQSYLAGRSGGMDLGSVSTHGYQEFDIKNLDAARYQQAWRSVIARHDMLRTVIHPDATQQALESVPPYTVSILDLRGLPAAEQQARLHSVRDEMSHQVLPLGVWPMFDIRLSLLDEDVTRLHLSIDALLLDASSFPILLQDLKIFYENPDAQLPEFSLTFRDYVLSLESGEKSTDFAKAQAYWEERLPDFPPAPEFHREANTATATSSRFSRHTDIWDMEDWREFEQKSARLGLTGTFTLLAAFTDVLRLWNRHHDFALSISYFNRRNIHPEAGVILGDFTDILLLACQCPQNSTLLDRARLLQSQFWMDMEHTEFNGVKVVRELMRYRPNNNVLMPVVFTNILKVGDIGKSSTLGGEAMEIKYSISQTTQVLIDFSIFQFDNKVHINWDVVESAFPQGQIAAMFKAFTALLRRMLKDDSVFSLKHPVQLPEEDKKRHAEANTTEEATADTLLHALFDGQALLRPDAKAVVTPEKCLSYAELRNRAHAVGSMLQSQNCKVGELVAVVMEKGWEQIAGVLGVLYSGAAYLPIDPGLPPERLQMLMEDAGVRIALTQSSLLQSLTWPQGVKPVAVDSLSADAAEAPARAPVWKQTSRDLAYVIYTSGSTGKPKGVMIDHAAAVNTILDINSRFQIGPQDRMLSLSDLNFDLSVYDIFGLLAAGGTIVLPAPDKTRDPSHWLELAKRENVSLWNTVPTLMQMFTTYIIDSQCSHKGDIPGGLSLVLLSGDWVPLSLPGEIRSLWPDARVVALGGATEASIWSNCYIVGDVPQNWKSIPYGRPLKNQRFHILNEALQECPDNVPGQLFIAGKGLARGYWNDPEKTAFSFFPHPETGEILYRTGDIGRWLPDGNMEFLGRKDFQVKIGGHRVELGEIESALTQYPGVTFAVASCIEKGRNTKQLICHYLTEKNRDLDDKALRAFLRKKLPHYMVPGIYVRLDSMPLLPNGKINRRSLPMPEQQADRQNNAPPQTDLERAIAEIWMEVMGKTGIGRDDNFFEIGGNSLIAIQILTLLRRRCNTELQLRSFFDAPTIAELAAMVDAANHHEDMEEGVI is encoded by the coding sequence ATGCTTTCCGAAGGCCAACGCTCACTGCTGGCTCGTCTGCTGAAACAGAAGACGGGGCAAGGACTCGCTCAAAGCTCCGACATCTCAATGCGCACGGCCCCGGCCAGCCGCCACAAGCCTTTCCCTTTGACCGATGTGCAACAAAGCTACCTTGCCGGACGCAGCGGCGGCATGGACCTGGGCAGCGTGTCCACTCATGGGTATCAAGAATTTGATATTAAGAATCTGGACGCCGCCCGCTACCAGCAGGCCTGGCGCAGCGTTATCGCAAGGCATGACATGCTGCGCACGGTCATTCATCCCGATGCGACCCAACAGGCGCTGGAAAGCGTGCCCCCCTACACGGTATCCATTCTTGACCTGCGTGGGCTGCCTGCTGCGGAACAGCAGGCAAGGCTGCACAGTGTTCGCGATGAAATGTCGCATCAGGTTCTGCCACTGGGCGTCTGGCCCATGTTTGACATACGTTTGAGCCTTCTTGACGAAGATGTAACCCGCTTGCACCTCAGCATAGATGCCCTGCTTCTGGACGCGTCAAGTTTTCCAATACTGCTACAAGATCTCAAAATATTTTATGAAAATCCTGACGCGCAGCTTCCTGAATTCAGCCTGACGTTCAGGGACTACGTGCTGAGCCTCGAATCTGGCGAAAAAAGTACAGATTTCGCAAAGGCGCAGGCTTACTGGGAAGAACGGCTGCCGGACTTTCCTCCGGCTCCCGAATTCCACCGGGAAGCAAATACGGCCACAGCAACAAGCAGCCGCTTCAGCCGCCATACTGACATATGGGATATGGAGGACTGGCGCGAATTTGAGCAGAAATCTGCGCGCCTGGGCCTTACCGGAACGTTTACCCTGCTTGCGGCTTTTACTGACGTACTCCGCCTTTGGAACCGCCACCACGATTTTGCACTCAGCATTTCTTATTTCAACAGACGCAATATCCATCCCGAAGCGGGCGTCATTCTTGGCGACTTCACCGACATTCTTCTGCTGGCCTGCCAATGCCCGCAAAACTCCACCCTGCTGGACCGGGCCAGGCTTTTACAAAGCCAGTTCTGGATGGATATGGAGCATACGGAATTTAACGGCGTCAAGGTTGTTCGTGAGCTTATGCGCTACAGGCCCAATAATAACGTCCTGATGCCGGTGGTGTTCACCAACATTCTCAAAGTCGGCGATATTGGCAAAAGCTCCACCTTGGGCGGAGAAGCGATGGAAATCAAATACTCCATCAGCCAAACCACCCAGGTGCTCATCGACTTCAGCATCTTCCAGTTCGACAACAAGGTACATATCAACTGGGACGTTGTGGAAAGCGCTTTTCCACAGGGGCAAATTGCGGCCATGTTCAAAGCCTTCACGGCATTGCTGCGCCGTATGCTCAAGGACGACAGCGTATTTTCCCTCAAGCATCCCGTGCAACTCCCTGAAGAAGACAAGAAACGGCACGCTGAAGCAAACACCACGGAAGAAGCAACCGCCGACACCTTGCTGCATGCCCTTTTTGACGGGCAGGCCCTGCTGCGGCCGGACGCCAAAGCCGTTGTCACGCCAGAAAAATGTCTGAGCTACGCGGAACTTCGCAACAGGGCTCATGCTGTGGGCAGTATGCTGCAAAGCCAGAACTGCAAGGTCGGGGAACTGGTTGCCGTAGTTATGGAAAAGGGGTGGGAGCAAATAGCCGGAGTTCTGGGAGTGCTCTACTCCGGCGCGGCCTATCTCCCCATTGACCCGGGCTTGCCGCCGGAACGCCTTCAAATGCTCATGGAAGACGCAGGCGTTCGGATTGCCCTGACCCAATCCTCTCTGCTGCAAAGCCTGACATGGCCGCAAGGGGTAAAGCCTGTTGCGGTGGATTCCCTTTCTGCGGACGCAGCAGAGGCCCCGGCGCGCGCTCCTGTCTGGAAGCAGACATCGCGCGATCTGGCCTATGTGATCTACACGTCCGGTTCCACAGGCAAGCCCAAAGGGGTCATGATCGATCACGCCGCGGCTGTAAATACCATTCTTGATATCAACAGCCGGTTTCAGATCGGGCCACAAGACAGGATGCTCAGTCTCTCCGACCTGAATTTTGACCTCTCGGTCTACGATATTTTTGGCCTGCTGGCGGCTGGCGGAACCATTGTGCTGCCAGCCCCGGACAAAACCCGTGATCCGTCCCACTGGCTTGAACTGGCGAAAAGGGAAAACGTCAGCCTGTGGAATACAGTGCCCACGCTGATGCAGATGTTCACGACCTACATCATAGACAGCCAGTGCAGCCATAAGGGCGATATCCCCGGCGGCCTGTCTCTGGTTCTGCTCAGCGGCGACTGGGTCCCGCTCTCCCTGCCCGGTGAAATCCGCTCGCTCTGGCCTGACGCGCGGGTAGTTGCACTGGGCGGCGCAACGGAGGCTTCCATCTGGTCCAACTGTTATATTGTTGGCGATGTTCCACAGAACTGGAAAAGCATACCATATGGCCGCCCATTAAAAAATCAGCGCTTTCATATTCTTAACGAGGCATTGCAGGAATGCCCGGACAATGTGCCCGGCCAGCTCTTTATTGCTGGCAAGGGTCTGGCCAGAGGCTACTGGAATGACCCGGAAAAAACTGCTTTCAGCTTCTTTCCGCACCCAGAAACGGGCGAAATTCTATACCGCACCGGCGATATTGGCCGCTGGCTCCCTGACGGAAATATGGAGTTCCTGGGCCGCAAGGATTTTCAGGTCAAGATCGGGGGACACCGTGTGGAACTTGGCGAAATTGAATCCGCTCTCACACAGTACCCCGGCGTAACTTTTGCCGTCGCCTCCTGCATCGAAAAAGGCAGAAACACAAAGCAGCTTATCTGCCATTACCTGACGGAGAAAAACAGAGATCTGGACGACAAGGCGCTTCGTGCCTTCCTGCGAAAAAAACTGCCGCACTATATGGTTCCAGGAATTTATGTGCGGCTTGATTCCATGCCGCTTCTGCCCAATGGCAAAATCAACAGACGCTCCCTGCCCATGCCGGAACAACAGGCCGACAGACAGAACAATGCACCGCCGCAGACCGATCTGGAACGCGCCATTGCAGAAATATGGATGGAGGTTATGGGCAAAACAGGCATTGGCAGGGACGACAATTTTTTCGAAATTGGCGGCAATTCATTGATCGCCATACAAATCCTGACCCTTCTCAGACGCCGCTGCAATACGGAACTGCAGCTGAGAAGTTTTTTTGATGCCCCCACGATAGCAGAACTCGCGGCAATGGTGGATGCGGCAAATCATCACGAGGACATGGAGGAAGGCGTCATATGA